The Streptococcus viridans genome includes a window with the following:
- a CDS encoding acyltransferase family protein, with translation MQKNSLYNTSSISLFQYLFAIAVILVHSGRLTSYEPLHFGLKSILGRLAVPFFIVCASFFLKQSLKDARKMKAYLVKIVKTYVFWSCVYLPYAWVFFSSLHLPVYLFPAGVLIALLYLGMCYQLWYIPAFLLGLLLVNQLVKRLGMVWAGLITLLLYCWGLIETYSAYLDTTSLLKGYQLYSNLFFTARNGLFYTPIFIYMGYYLFDHFHAPRFRVHRWQKVALAFGFLCLEGLVIFQREGIDKNFFLLLPFVTVYLVNACLKSSFLKNYDLQYLKQMSVALYFSHPIFIEWARYGFSNLPLSYPDRGKLIFVVALFGSHLFGVAMLSYHSRQKERKNRSFNKGGL, from the coding sequence ATGCAAAAGAATTCCCTCTATAACACTTCCAGTATTAGTCTTTTTCAATACCTCTTTGCGATTGCAGTGATTTTGGTGCATAGTGGTCGCTTAACATCCTATGAACCGCTGCATTTTGGACTCAAGAGCATCCTTGGACGGCTAGCGGTGCCATTTTTTATCGTCTGTGCTAGCTTTTTCCTCAAGCAATCCCTAAAGGATGCAAGGAAAATGAAGGCCTATCTGGTCAAAATCGTAAAAACCTATGTATTTTGGAGTTGTGTCTATCTTCCCTATGCCTGGGTCTTTTTTTCTAGTCTCCATCTTCCTGTCTATCTCTTTCCAGCAGGCGTCCTCATCGCTCTGCTCTATCTGGGAATGTGCTATCAACTCTGGTATATCCCAGCTTTTCTGCTGGGCTTGCTTTTGGTCAATCAATTGGTCAAACGCCTAGGCATGGTTTGGGCAGGTTTGATCACCTTGCTCCTCTATTGCTGGGGCTTGATTGAGACCTATTCGGCTTATCTGGACACCACGAGTCTTCTAAAAGGCTACCAGCTCTATAGCAACCTATTTTTCACAGCGCGAAATGGTCTCTTTTACACGCCCATTTTTATCTATATGGGTTACTATCTGTTTGATCATTTTCATGCACCAAGATTTAGGGTTCACCGTTGGCAAAAGGTTGCTCTGGCTTTTGGCTTTCTCTGTTTAGAAGGCCTGGTTATTTTTCAACGTGAAGGAATCGATAAGAACTTTTTCTTGCTCCTTCCCTTTGTCACGGTCTATTTGGTCAATGCTTGCTTAAAATCGTCCTTTCTAAAAAACTATGACTTACAGTATTTGAAACAGATGAGTGTGGCGCTTTACTTTTCGCATCCAATCTTCATCGAATGGGCTCGCTATGGCTTTAGCAATCTCCCTCTCTCTTATCCAGATAGGGGCAAGCTGATTTTTGTGGTGGCCTTGTTTGGAAGCCATCTCTTTGGAGTGGCCATGCTTTCTTATCACTCTAGGCAAAAAGAAAGGAAGAATCGAAGTTTTAACAAGGGAGGTCTCTAA
- the pabB gene encoding aminodeoxychorismate synthase component I, with protein sequence MHKQTIIDFKELGLRHLFTEPLKELKTRDIDQVEALLKEVETYQEAGFYAVGYVSYEAAPAFEKKLAVHPAPLMGEYLLYFTIHEEVETLPFPEDYEAVDLPANWQEEVESPTYQEAIKTIHHHIRQGDTYQVNYTVQLSQELEADPLAIYNRLVVEQKAHYNAFIQHDDVAILSISPELFFEQDDRLLTTRPMKGTTRRGLTNQADLKEAAWLEADPKNRAENMMIVDLLRNDMNRISEIGSEQVTRLCQVEQYSTVWQMTSTIESRLRPEVDLVQTFQALFPCGSITGAPKISTMEIIQNTEIAPRGVYCGTIGILLPRGKRIFNVAIRTLQMQGTKAIYGVGGGITWDSKWEGEYQETKQKSAVLYRQEPRFELLTTGRIHQGELTFLEQHLTRLREASRYFAYPFNEPKLLNDLQEELTHLNPSLDYRCRIALQKNGSFQLTITELTDLPASYLQAQLTEQKLDLATPFTYFKTSQRNHLAAKHHEQIFYLPDGSLLETTIGNLILEIDGQLHTPPANLPILDGIYRRHLLETGQVEEKLLTLKDLELADQVYACNALRGLYPLDFTRKDS encoded by the coding sequence ATGCACAAACAAACGATTATTGATTTTAAAGAGCTTGGATTGCGTCACCTTTTCACCGAGCCCTTAAAAGAATTAAAAACCAGAGACATCGACCAAGTAGAGGCACTTCTTAAAGAAGTGGAAACTTACCAGGAGGCTGGTTTTTATGCCGTTGGCTATGTCAGCTATGAGGCTGCTCCTGCTTTTGAGAAAAAATTAGCCGTCCACCCAGCACCTCTCATGGGAGAGTATCTCCTCTATTTCACCATTCATGAGGAAGTCGAGACCCTTCCTTTCCCAGAGGACTACGAGGCTGTGGACCTTCCAGCCAATTGGCAGGAAGAGGTCGAGTCTCCTACCTACCAAGAAGCGATCAAGACCATCCATCACCACATACGCCAGGGAGACACCTACCAGGTCAACTACACCGTCCAGCTTTCTCAAGAGCTAGAGGCTGATCCTTTGGCCATCTACAACCGACTAGTGGTGGAGCAGAAGGCCCATTACAATGCCTTCATCCAGCACGATGATGTCGCCATCCTCTCCATTAGTCCTGAGCTCTTTTTTGAGCAAGATGACCGGTTACTGACCACGCGCCCCATGAAGGGAACGACGCGCCGTGGGCTTACCAACCAAGCGGATCTCAAAGAGGCAGCCTGGCTAGAAGCAGATCCCAAAAATCGGGCGGAAAACATGATGATTGTGGATCTCCTGCGCAATGACATGAATCGGATTTCGGAAATTGGAAGTGAGCAGGTGACCCGCCTCTGCCAAGTCGAGCAATACTCCACCGTTTGGCAGATGACGTCGACCATTGAAAGTCGCTTGCGACCCGAAGTCGATCTGGTCCAAACCTTCCAAGCCCTCTTCCCTTGTGGATCGATCACAGGCGCACCGAAGATTTCTACTATGGAAATCATCCAAAATACAGAGATTGCTCCTCGTGGAGTCTACTGTGGCACGATTGGGATCCTTCTTCCAAGAGGGAAACGGATTTTTAATGTGGCCATCCGGACCCTTCAAATGCAAGGCACCAAAGCTATCTATGGGGTTGGTGGTGGCATCACTTGGGATAGTAAATGGGAAGGCGAATACCAGGAAACCAAACAAAAATCGGCTGTCCTCTACCGACAAGAGCCTCGATTTGAGCTCCTGACGACCGGTCGCATCCATCAAGGAGAGCTGACTTTCCTAGAGCAACACCTGACCCGTTTGAGAGAGGCCAGCCGCTACTTTGCCTATCCTTTTAATGAGCCAAAACTCCTGAACGACCTTCAAGAAGAGCTCACTCATTTGAATCCTAGCCTTGACTACCGTTGTCGCATTGCCTTGCAGAAAAACGGAAGCTTCCAACTGACAATCACCGAGCTAACAGACTTGCCAGCTAGCTATCTACAGGCCCAATTGACCGAACAAAAGCTTGATCTAGCAACTCCGTTTACCTATTTCAAGACTAGCCAGAGAAATCATCTAGCAGCTAAACATCACGAGCAAATCTTTTATCTGCCTGATGGCAGCTTGTTAGAAACGACCATTGGCAATCTCATCCTAGAGATCGACGGCCAGCTTCATACTCCTCCAGCTAACCTCCCTATCCTCGATGGGATCTACCGCCGCCATCTATTGGAAACTGGACAAGTAGAGGAAAAACTGTTAACACTGAAGGATTTAGAACTTGCTGACCAAGTCTATGCCTGCAATGCCCTTCGTGGCCTCTATCCACTCGATTTCACAAGAAAAGACTCATAA
- a CDS encoding alpha/beta fold hydrolase: MKLIFLHGLGQDAHSWQGVQDALSPLHTESFAIFSHTSESYQDAKERLTEYLQQESEPFILVGLSLGGVLALDLSSQDLPQLKGLVLSGTQYKLNTNLLYRLQILLFRLIPKHVFEKQGTNKQHMLQIFTELKTLNLTDTAKTCPLPSLVICGSKDGANQASSKKLAHLLPKGHYQEIADGGHTLNTQKPYELAEAIKEFVGEFK, from the coding sequence ATGAAACTTATTTTTTTACACGGCCTAGGCCAAGATGCTCACTCTTGGCAAGGAGTCCAAGATGCACTTTCTCCCTTGCATACTGAATCTTTCGCTATTTTCTCCCATACAAGCGAAAGCTACCAGGATGCCAAAGAAAGATTGACGGAGTACCTCCAACAAGAAAGCGAACCCTTTATACTGGTCGGACTCTCACTAGGTGGTGTTCTCGCTCTTGATCTCTCCAGCCAAGACTTACCACAACTCAAGGGCTTGGTACTTTCAGGGACACAATACAAACTCAACACCAATCTCCTCTATCGGCTCCAAATTCTCCTTTTTCGTCTGATTCCCAAGCATGTCTTTGAAAAGCAGGGCACCAATAAACAGCACATGTTGCAAATATTTACCGAATTAAAAACCCTCAATCTAACCGATACTGCAAAAACTTGTCCTCTCCCTAGCCTAGTGATTTGTGGCAGCAAAGATGGGGCCAATCAGGCTTCTTCGAAAAAGTTGGCACATCTTCTGCCCAAAGGTCACTATCAAGAAATCGCAGATGGAGGCCATACGCTTAATACTCAGAAACCCTATGAACTGGCAGAAGCCATTAAGGAGTTTGTTGGTGAATTTAAATAG
- a CDS encoding ABC transporter ATP-binding protein codes for MEKVLEIKHLSKKFGQQYALNDVNLTIRKGDVYGLIGKNGAGKTTLIKVITQLIQETDGSVSLFASSNRSQWTQALKRVGSVIESPVAHKHMTAYQNLVYYCKARHIPDPDQVIKETLNYVGLNNTGKKKFRDFSLGMKQRLGIAIALIAKPDFLILDEPINGLDPVGIKEFRQMIKRLNDELGMTILISSHILSELYLVANRFGIVDQGRLIKEISKAEFEEQGEDYIILKTSQLALASQLIQDQLHHRIKVIDKDGEIHIFGQTHDIKVIVKALVQADIDVDEIYYARQDLEKFFTDLVD; via the coding sequence ATGGAAAAAGTATTAGAAATTAAACACTTGAGCAAAAAATTCGGTCAACAATACGCTTTAAATGATGTGAATCTGACTATTCGCAAAGGTGATGTCTACGGCCTGATCGGTAAGAACGGAGCTGGGAAAACCACCCTCATCAAGGTCATCACCCAGCTGATTCAAGAAACGGACGGAAGCGTCTCCCTCTTTGCTTCTTCAAATCGCTCCCAGTGGACGCAAGCCCTGAAACGTGTCGGATCCGTCATTGAGAGTCCCGTGGCTCACAAGCATATGACCGCCTACCAAAACTTAGTCTACTATTGCAAGGCACGCCATATTCCGGATCCCGACCAGGTCATCAAAGAAACTTTGAACTATGTGGGCCTGAATAATACTGGTAAGAAGAAATTCCGTGATTTTTCACTGGGAATGAAACAACGGTTGGGAATTGCCATCGCGCTCATTGCCAAGCCCGACTTCCTCATTCTAGATGAACCCATCAATGGCCTTGATCCGGTCGGAATCAAGGAGTTCCGTCAGATGATCAAGCGACTCAACGATGAACTCGGCATGACTATCCTCATTTCCAGTCACATCCTCTCTGAACTCTATCTGGTTGCCAATCGTTTTGGCATTGTCGACCAAGGACGCCTGATAAAAGAAATTAGCAAGGCTGAATTCGAAGAACAAGGCGAAGACTACATCATCCTCAAGACCAGCCAGCTAGCCCTTGCCAGTCAACTGATTCAAGATCAACTCCATCACCGTATCAAGGTTATCGATAAGGATGGTGAAATCCATATCTTCGGACAGACTCACGATATTAAAGTCATTGTCAAAGCCCTCGTCCAAGCAGATATAGATGTGGACGAAATCTACTATGCCCGCCAAGATCTGGAGAAATTCTTTACGGACTTGGTAGACTAG
- a CDS encoding ABC transporter permease: MLHTIQADFYRLFRSKGFWITEAILVLNILSGVIFGATGHVGVNTESKLPQATEVWTGFKALTNYSSSISVTILFTIIVITLVLGTDLTQNLYKNSLAYGVSRTSYYFAKSAVVLTIALFQFLVSYGLVFLLATLYNGIGTMPEHFLAHFGLTVLIQFLSTLAWVSIISFLLYASQSITLAFVGYFVGNIFLSLPALFFKDIDILHYLNLEFQYSMVQSTIATNNTLSIALGFILVFGFLGLATFKHKDL, encoded by the coding sequence ATGTTGCATACCATTCAAGCAGATTTTTATAGACTTTTTCGCTCCAAAGGTTTTTGGATCACAGAAGCCATTCTCGTACTCAACATCCTGTCTGGAGTCATCTTTGGAGCTACCGGCCACGTCGGCGTCAATACGGAATCCAAATTACCCCAAGCGACCGAAGTTTGGACGGGCTTTAAAGCCTTGACCAACTACTCTTCCAGCATCAGTGTGACTATCCTCTTTACCATTATTGTCATCACCTTGGTTCTGGGAACAGACTTAACACAAAACTTATACAAGAATAGTCTGGCCTATGGCGTTTCGCGCACCAGCTACTACTTTGCTAAAAGCGCTGTTGTCCTGACCATTGCTCTCTTCCAATTCCTTGTATCTTATGGTCTTGTCTTCCTACTCGCGACCCTCTACAATGGAATTGGTACCATGCCAGAGCACTTCCTTGCTCATTTTGGTCTAACCGTGCTGATTCAGTTCCTTTCCACCTTGGCTTGGGTCAGCATCATTTCCTTCCTTCTTTATGCTAGCCAATCCATCACCTTGGCCTTCGTTGGCTACTTCGTTGGAAATATCTTCTTAAGCCTTCCTGCTCTCTTCTTTAAAGACATCGACATTTTGCACTATCTAAACTTGGAATTCCAATATTCCATGGTCCAAAGTACGATAGCAACCAACAATACCCTCTCGATTGCCCTTGGCTTCATCCTTGTTTTCGGATTCTTGGGACTCGCTACCTTTAAACACAAAGATTTATAA
- a CDS encoding sensor histidine kinase translates to MWGLVLVLVVLVLLFGLGYLRLLSALKDLQEQIQKKLQNGSGVRLTSQVSKKELVALTKQVSDLFDQIERTNRIAFQEKKTLDMAISNIAHDIRTPLTIASGYTQQIIKGGTQEEEKLKKIASNLQVVSKRLESLLEYRRLMEGAIQPRLSDVNLSQVLTQQLFQYYDSLSEAGIALEVELEEHLHYATDPELWERLLQNMLSNVLKHGKEQARLTLMSDTDTIRVELRNIVQQPIQHLDQLASRFYSENLSDTEESSGLGLYIIQNFVEILGGDLQLATEADWFVLTITLKK, encoded by the coding sequence ATGTGGGGATTGGTTCTAGTTCTAGTCGTCCTTGTCCTTCTCTTTGGACTGGGTTACCTTCGCCTACTCTCTGCTCTCAAAGATTTGCAGGAGCAAATTCAAAAGAAGCTCCAAAATGGGAGTGGGGTACGGTTGACCTCTCAGGTCTCAAAAAAAGAATTGGTCGCCTTGACCAAGCAGGTCAGTGATCTCTTTGATCAGATCGAGCGGACCAATCGGATTGCCTTTCAAGAGAAGAAAACCTTGGATATGGCCATCAGTAATATTGCTCACGATATTCGGACACCTTTGACCATTGCTTCGGGCTATACCCAACAAATCATCAAAGGAGGGACGCAAGAAGAGGAAAAGCTGAAGAAAATTGCTTCCAATCTTCAAGTCGTCTCAAAACGCTTGGAATCTCTCTTGGAGTACAGACGCTTGATGGAGGGAGCCATCCAGCCTCGGCTTTCAGACGTCAATCTCAGCCAAGTGCTAACCCAGCAGTTATTCCAGTATTATGATAGCTTGTCTGAGGCGGGGATTGCCTTAGAGGTAGAGTTAGAAGAACATCTCCATTATGCTACCGATCCTGAGCTTTGGGAGCGACTCTTGCAAAATATGCTCAGCAATGTCCTCAAGCATGGGAAGGAGCAGGCACGTTTGACCCTGATGTCGGACACGGACACGATTCGGGTCGAGCTACGCAATATTGTGCAACAACCGATTCAGCATTTAGACCAACTGGCTAGTCGATTCTACTCAGAAAATCTATCGGATACAGAAGAGTCTTCTGGCTTGGGTCTCTACATTATTCAAAATTTTGTAGAGATCTTAGGGGGAGACTTGCAACTAGCAACGGAGGCAGATTGGTTTGTCTTAACTATTACATTAAAAAAATAA
- a CDS encoding response regulator transcription factor has protein sequence MARVLLIEDNNDIQEILYSLLSEDHEVLQAFSGTEGLRLFQQESVDLVLLDIMLPGKNGDQVLEEIRLQSQVPVIMMTALGDKHLISQYLLAGANDYIVKPFNLDEVAARVTVQLRNNNTPAQEPPSSKKLTFKNLVLNPETFELESEEHTLRLGKKEFQIFETLLAHPKKIFTKEELYEAVWEEVYLPGDNTLNAQLSNLRKKIAQLDPNEDYIETVWGLGVRLKGDK, from the coding sequence GTGGCACGGGTTTTATTAATCGAGGATAATAATGATATCCAAGAAATTTTATACAGTCTCTTAAGTGAAGACCATGAGGTCCTTCAGGCTTTTTCAGGTACAGAAGGGCTGCGACTCTTCCAGCAAGAAAGCGTTGATTTGGTCCTTCTCGATATCATGCTTCCAGGGAAAAATGGCGATCAGGTCCTGGAGGAGATCCGTTTGCAGAGTCAGGTGCCGGTCATCATGATGACCGCTCTTGGAGACAAACACCTCATTAGCCAGTATCTCCTTGCAGGTGCTAATGATTATATCGTCAAGCCCTTTAATCTGGACGAAGTGGCAGCTCGGGTAACGGTGCAGCTGAGAAATAACAACACTCCGGCACAGGAACCTCCATCATCGAAAAAGCTGACTTTTAAAAATCTGGTCCTGAACCCAGAAACCTTTGAACTGGAGTCTGAAGAACATACGCTTCGCTTGGGCAAAAAAGAATTTCAAATTTTTGAGACTTTACTGGCGCATCCAAAGAAGATTTTTACCAAAGAAGAGTTGTATGAAGCGGTCTGGGAAGAAGTTTATCTGCCTGGAGACAATACGCTCAATGCCCAGTTGAGCAACCTCCGAAAGAAAATTGCTCAGCTCGATCCTAATGAGGACTATATTGAAACCGTCTGGGGCTTGGGAGTTCGCTTGAAAGGAGACAAGTAA
- a CDS encoding 6-phospho-beta-glucosidase, which produces MTDKLQFPDGFLWGGATAANQCEGAYNEDGRGLANVDVVPIGPDRHAIITGQKKMFDFEDGYFYPAKDGIDMYHRYKEDIALFGEMGFKTYRLSIAWSRIFPKGDELEPNEAGLQFYEDLFKECHKYGIEPLVTITHFDCPMHLITEYGGWRSRKMLEYYERLCRTLFTRYKGLVNYWLTFNEINMILHAPFMGAGLCFEEGENEEQVKYQAAHHELVASAIATKIAHEIDPNNKVGCMLAAGPNYPHTCAPRDVWAGLEEDRKNYFFIDVQARGEYPNYAKKEWERQGITVEMTEQDLQLLKEHTVDFISFSYYASRVASGDPAEREKTAGNIFASLKNPYLESSEWGWQIDPLGLRITLNTIWDRYQKPMFIVENGLGAVDTPDENGYVSDDYRIDYLAAHVKAMRDAINEDGVVLWGYTTWGCIDLVSAGTGEMKKRYGFIYVDRDNEGKGTLARSRKKSFYWYKEVIATNGASVH; this is translated from the coding sequence ATGACAGACAAACTTCAATTTCCAGATGGTTTCCTTTGGGGTGGAGCAACTGCTGCTAACCAGTGTGAGGGAGCTTATAATGAAGATGGCCGTGGCTTGGCCAATGTGGATGTGGTACCGATTGGGCCTGATCGTCATGCGATTATTACGGGTCAGAAAAAGATGTTCGACTTTGAAGATGGCTATTTTTACCCAGCTAAAGATGGCATTGATATGTACCATCGCTACAAGGAAGATATTGCTCTATTTGGGGAAATGGGCTTTAAAACCTATCGCTTGTCCATTGCCTGGTCTCGGATCTTCCCGAAAGGGGATGAATTGGAGCCAAATGAAGCGGGTCTACAGTTCTATGAAGACCTCTTTAAGGAGTGCCACAAGTATGGCATTGAGCCCTTGGTGACCATTACCCACTTTGACTGCCCCATGCATTTGATTACAGAGTATGGAGGGTGGCGTAGTCGCAAGATGTTGGAATACTACGAACGCCTCTGCCGAACGCTCTTCACTCGTTACAAAGGCTTGGTCAACTACTGGCTGACCTTTAATGAGATCAATATGATCCTTCACGCCCCCTTTATGGGAGCGGGGCTCTGCTTTGAAGAAGGGGAGAATGAGGAGCAAGTCAAATACCAGGCGGCTCACCATGAATTGGTCGCTTCAGCCATTGCCACTAAGATAGCCCATGAGATTGATCCGAACAACAAGGTGGGCTGTATGTTGGCAGCAGGACCAAACTATCCTCATACCTGTGCTCCGCGAGATGTCTGGGCTGGTCTAGAAGAAGACCGCAAGAACTATTTCTTCATCGATGTGCAGGCGCGTGGGGAATACCCAAACTATGCTAAGAAAGAGTGGGAGCGTCAGGGAATCACGGTTGAGATGACCGAGCAGGACCTTCAATTATTGAAAGAGCATACGGTGGACTTTATTTCCTTCTCCTACTATGCTAGTCGCGTCGCTTCAGGGGATCCAGCTGAAAGGGAGAAAACAGCGGGCAATATCTTTGCCTCTCTGAAGAACCCCTACCTAGAAAGCTCGGAATGGGGTTGGCAAATTGATCCTCTTGGTCTCCGCATTACCCTCAATACCATCTGGGATCGTTATCAAAAGCCGATGTTTATCGTGGAAAATGGTCTTGGTGCAGTGGATACTCCAGATGAAAATGGCTATGTATCTGATGATTACCGGATTGACTACCTGGCTGCCCATGTCAAGGCCATGCGAGATGCCATTAACGAAGATGGTGTTGTCCTCTGGGGATATACGACTTGGGGCTGTATTGACCTGGTCTCTGCCGGGACTGGAGAAATGAAGAAGCGCTATGGCTTTATCTATGTCGATCGGGACAACGAAGGGAAAGGAACCCTAGCCCGTTCGCGCAAGAAATCCTTCTATTGGTATAAAGAAGTCATTGCGACCAATGGAGCTTCTGTTCACTAA
- a CDS encoding VOC family protein: MNLNQLDIIVSDVPQVCAELESVLDKKADYVDDGFAQFTIGSHCLMFSQNHLIPLENFQSGIILHIEVEDVDQNQKRLKEIGVEILHGPCETDWGTESLLVSGPAGLVIDFYRMK, translated from the coding sequence ATGAATTTAAATCAATTAGATATTATCGTGTCAGATGTTCCCCAAGTCTGTGCTGAATTAGAGAGTGTCTTGGATAAAAAGGCGGACTATGTTGATGATGGTTTTGCTCAGTTCACGATTGGCAGTCACTGTCTCATGTTCTCACAAAATCATTTGATACCTCTGGAAAATTTTCAGTCAGGAATCATCCTACACATTGAGGTTGAGGATGTCGACCAGAACCAAAAGCGGTTAAAAGAAATTGGTGTCGAGATTTTACACGGTCCTTGTGAAACGGATTGGGGAACCGAATCCCTGCTAGTAAGTGGCCCTGCTGGTCTAGTGATTGATTTTTATCGTATGAAATAG
- the spxB gene encoding pyruvate oxidase has translation MTQGKITASAAMLNVLKTWGVDTIYGIPSGTLSSLMDALAEDKDIRFLQVRHEETGALAAVMQAKFGGSIGVAVGSGGPGATHLINGVYDAAMDNTPFLAILGSRPVNELNMDAFQELNQNPMYNGIAVYNKRVAYAEQLPKVIDEACRAAVSKKGPAVVEIPVNFGFQEIDENSYYGSGSYERSFIAPALNEVEIDKAVEILNNAERPVIYAGYGGVKAGEVITELSRKIKAPIITTGKNFEAFEWNYEGLTGSAYRVGWKPANEVVFEADTVLFLGSNFPFAEVYEAFKNTEKFIQVDIDPYKLGKRHALDASILGDAGQAAKAILDKVNPVESTPWWRANVKNNQNWRDYMNKLEGKTEGELQLYQVYNAINKHADQDAIYSIDVGDTTQTSTRHLHMTPKNMWRTSPLFATMGIALPGGIAAKKDNPDRQVWNIMGDGAFNMCYPDVITNVQYDLPVINVVFSNGKYAFIKDKYEDTNKHLFGCDFPNADYAKIAEAQGAVGFTVDRIEDIDAVVAEAVKLNKEGKTVVIDAHITPHRPLPVEVLELDPKQHSEEAIKAFKEKYEAEELVPFRLFLEEEGLQSRAIK, from the coding sequence ATGACTCAAGGGAAAATTACTGCATCTGCAGCAATGCTCAACGTATTGAAAACATGGGGCGTAGACACTATCTACGGTATCCCATCAGGAACACTCAGCTCATTGATGGACGCTTTGGCTGAAGACAAAGATATCCGTTTCTTGCAAGTTCGCCACGAAGAAACAGGTGCTCTTGCAGCGGTTATGCAGGCTAAATTTGGCGGTTCTATCGGTGTTGCAGTTGGTTCAGGTGGACCTGGTGCAACTCACTTGATCAACGGTGTTTACGATGCAGCTATGGATAACACTCCATTCCTTGCTATCCTTGGATCACGTCCAGTTAACGAATTGAACATGGATGCCTTCCAAGAATTGAACCAAAACCCAATGTACAACGGTATCGCTGTTTACAACAAACGTGTAGCTTACGCTGAGCAATTGCCAAAAGTCATTGACGAAGCTTGCCGTGCTGCCGTTTCTAAAAAAGGTCCAGCTGTCGTTGAAATTCCAGTAAACTTTGGTTTCCAAGAAATCGACGAAAACTCATACTACGGTTCAGGTTCTTACGAGCGTTCATTCATCGCTCCTGCTTTGAACGAAGTTGAAATCGACAAAGCTGTTGAAATTTTGAACAACGCTGAACGTCCAGTTATCTACGCTGGTTACGGTGGTGTTAAAGCTGGTGAAGTAATCACTGAATTGTCACGTAAAATCAAAGCACCAATCATCACAACTGGTAAAAACTTCGAAGCGTTCGAATGGAACTACGAAGGTTTGACAGGTTCTGCTTACCGTGTTGGTTGGAAGCCAGCCAACGAAGTGGTCTTTGAAGCAGACACAGTTCTTTTCCTTGGTTCAAACTTCCCATTTGCTGAAGTATACGAAGCATTCAAAAACACTGAAAAATTCATCCAAGTGGATATCGACCCTTACAAACTTGGTAAACGCCACGCTCTTGACGCTTCAATCCTTGGTGATGCAGGTCAAGCAGCTAAAGCTATCCTTGATAAAGTAAACCCAGTTGAGTCTACTCCATGGTGGCGTGCAAACGTGAAGAACAACCAAAACTGGCGCGATTACATGAACAAACTCGAAGGTAAAACTGAGGGTGAATTGCAATTGTATCAAGTTTACAATGCAATCAACAAACATGCTGATCAAGACGCTATCTACTCAATCGACGTAGGTGACACTACTCAAACATCTACTCGTCACCTTCACATGACACCTAAGAACATGTGGCGTACATCTCCACTCTTTGCGACAATGGGTATTGCCCTTCCTGGTGGTATCGCTGCTAAGAAAGATAATCCAGATCGCCAAGTATGGAACATCATGGGTGACGGTGCATTCAACATGTGCTACCCAGACGTTATCACAAACGTTCAATACGACCTTCCAGTTATCAACGTTGTCTTCTCAAATGGTAAATATGCCTTCATCAAGGACAAATACGAAGACACAAACAAACACTTGTTTGGTTGTGACTTCCCTAATGCTGACTATGCGAAAATCGCTGAAGCGCAAGGTGCTGTAGGATTTACAGTTGACCGTATCGAAGACATCGATGCAGTTGTTGCAGAAGCTGTTAAATTGAACAAAGAAGGTAAAACTGTTGTTATCGATGCTCACATCACTCCACATCGTCCACTTCCAGTAGAAGTACTTGAGTTGGATCCAAAACAACACTCAGAAGAAGCAATCAAAGCCTTCAAGGAAAAATACGAAGCTGAAGAGCTTGTACCATTCCGCCTCTTCTTGGAAGAAGAAGGGTTGCAATCACGCGCAATTAAATAA